The Cellulophaga lytica DSM 7489 nucleotide sequence TAAAATGTGCCGCTCCTAAAATATACTGTATTGGTATATGCTTTTTAAGTTTATCTACCACCAAAAACAAAGTGGACTCTTCGTCTTTGGTAACTACATAATTAGGCTCTAACGCAAGCACAAAACGTTCTAGTTTTAAATAATGCTCAATTGCCATATAAAAAAAACTATCTACCTCTTCTACAGGGTAAACAGCATCCAATTCTATATGATAAATTTTCTTTATCTCTTTTAACAACATATTTAAAACAAGTTTTTTAATTGCTTTTTTACTATTAATAATAAAAAAATTCTAACAACTTATATAACTATAAATTTAACAGCATAAAAACAGGGCAAGAATAATGACCTGTATCTCCCATACGCTCATTTATATACTCAAAACCAGTTTTTTTATACAGCTTTTGAGCATCTTTCATATATGGCATTGTTTCTAAATAACATTTATTAAAACGATAATATTTAGCTTTAGCAATGCAAGCATTCATCATTTTACTTCCCAAACCTTTGCCTCTAGCCTCTTCTAAAAAATACATTTTTTGAAGTTCACAAACATTACCTTTATAGTTTTCTAATTGAGCAACTCCTGCGCAACCTAAAATTTTACCATTTACTTCTGCTACAAAATAAGTTGCTTTGGGCACATTGTAGTTTTCATACATACAATCTAATGCTTTATCTGCATAAGCAGTACCAACTTTTGGCACACCAAGATCTACCAAAACTTGCCTAATTACCTCTGCCACAGCCTCATTATCTTTCTGTAAAATAGGCCTTATTACCACATTCTCCATAAAACAAAAACTATATCTTAATATTATTCTATTTTTGCGAAGTGAAGATACATGAAAAATACATTTTACGCTGTATACAAATAGCCAAAAACGGTTTAGGATCTACTTTTCCAAACCCAATGGTTGGTGCATTAATAGTACACAATAACGCTATAATAGGAGAAGGTTTCACCTCTCCTTACGGTGGCTCCCACGCAGAGGTTAACGCTATAAATAGCATTAAAGACAAGTCTGTTTTAAAGGAGTCTACCATTTACGTTACTCTAGAACCTTGCTCCCATTACGGAAAAACTCCTCCTTGTGCAGATTTAATTATAAAACACAAAATACCTAATATAGTTATTGGTCTTAAGGATCCTCATGAAAAAGTAGCTGGCAATGGAATTAAAAAACTTAGAGCTGCTGGTTGCAATGTAACTATTGGTGTTTTAGAAGAAGAATGCCGAGAGCACCATAATAGATTTTTATGTTTTTACGAGAAAAAAAGACCATATATTATTCTAAAATGGGCAGAAACTAATGATGGTTTTATTGCGCCACTGCAAGAAAAAAGAAGCGCTACACCAGAACCTTTTTGGATAACTACAAAAGCAGCCAGACAACTTGTACACCAATGGAGAAGTGAAGAACAAGGTATTTTAGTTGGCACAAATACAATTATAGAAGACAACCCTAAACTGGATGTTAGAAATTGGCACGGAAAGTCTCCTACTAGAATTATTATAGATCAAAATTTAAAGATTGATGCAAGCAAAAACATATTAAATACGTCTGTAAAAACTATTGTAATAACAAAAGAGTCTAATAAAAATGAACAACTACAAGGTATTATTTATGAAAGTGTAAACTTTAAAAAACCTTTAGCTATGCAAATTTGCAATATTCTACATAAGCACAATATACTTAGCGTAATTATTGAAGGTGGCTCAAAAACACTACAGACCTTTATTAACGAAAATCTTTGGGATGAAGCACGTGTTTTTACTGGCACAACAAACTTTAATAAAGGTATTGCAGCACCAAAATTTACAGGAAAGCTAAAAAGCACAAACACTATTAAAACTGATACCTTAAAGACCTACTATAATGATTAAGAATATAATTTTTGATTTTGGCGATATTTTTATTAACCTAAACAAAACAGCTACCGCATTA carries:
- a CDS encoding GNAT family N-acetyltransferase, with the translated sequence MENVVIRPILQKDNEAVAEVIRQVLVDLGVPKVGTAYADKALDCMYENYNVPKATYFVAEVNGKILGCAGVAQLENYKGNVCELQKMYFLEEARGKGLGSKMMNACIAKAKYYRFNKCYLETMPYMKDAQKLYKKTGFEYINERMGDTGHYSCPVFMLLNL
- the ribD gene encoding bifunctional diaminohydroxyphosphoribosylaminopyrimidine deaminase/5-amino-6-(5-phosphoribosylamino)uracil reductase RibD translates to MKIHEKYILRCIQIAKNGLGSTFPNPMVGALIVHNNAIIGEGFTSPYGGSHAEVNAINSIKDKSVLKESTIYVTLEPCSHYGKTPPCADLIIKHKIPNIVIGLKDPHEKVAGNGIKKLRAAGCNVTIGVLEEECREHHNRFLCFYEKKRPYIILKWAETNDGFIAPLQEKRSATPEPFWITTKAARQLVHQWRSEEQGILVGTNTIIEDNPKLDVRNWHGKSPTRIIIDQNLKIDASKNILNTSVKTIVITKESNKNEQLQGIIYESVNFKKPLAMQICNILHKHNILSVIIEGGSKTLQTFINENLWDEARVFTGTTNFNKGIAAPKFTGKLKSTNTIKTDTLKTYYND